One window from the genome of Osmerus eperlanus chromosome 3, fOsmEpe2.1, whole genome shotgun sequence encodes:
- the sucla2 gene encoding succinate--CoA ligase [ADP-forming] subunit beta, mitochondrial has protein sequence MATSLICGRLSARLRNCGTRTTINSASKVLGGSSGVFGAHGAQAQPSYLQQQQRNLSLHEYMSIGLLKEAGIAVPAGLVASSSDEAYSVAKQIASKDLVVKAQVLAGGRGKGTFEGGLKGGVKIVYSPEEARDISSQMIGRKLYTKQTGEQGRICNQVFICERRYPRREYYFAITMERSFQGPVLIGSSQGGVNIEDVAAENPDAIVKEPIDILEGIKMEQAVTVATKMGFPPALISEAAESMIKLYNVFMKYDASMLEINPMVEDSSGIVMCMDAKINFDSNAAYRQKKVFDMRDWTQEDPRDQQAAKADLNYIGLDGTIGCLVNGAGLAMATMDIIKLHGGTPANFLDVGGGATAHQVTEAFKLITSDRKVMAIMVNIFGGIMRCDVIAQGIIMAVTDLELKIPIVVRLQGTRVDDAKALIAASPLKILACDDLDEAAKMVVKLSEIVSLAKEAQVDITFQLPI, from the exons CGGCCGATTGTCGGCAAGACTGAGAAATTGTGGGACCAGGACAACAATAAACTCCGCATCCAAG GTGCTGGGGGGGTCCTCTGGTGTGTTTGGGGCCCATGGAGCCCAAGCCCAGCCCTCctacctgcagcagcagcagaggaaCCTCTCCCTGCACGAGTACATGAGCATCGGCCTGCTGAAGGAGGCTGGCATTGCTGTTCCAGCAGGCCTGGTGGCCAGCTCCTCTGACGAGGCCTACTCTGTGGCCAAGCAGATCG CCTCCAAGGACCTGGTGGTGAAGGCTCAGGTGCTGGCGGGCGGGCGCGGGAAAGGCACGTTTGAGGGCGGGCTCAAGGGAGGAGTGAAGATTGTCTACTC gccagaGGAGGCGAGGGACATCTCCTCTCAGATGATTGGTCGTAAGCTGTACACCAAGCAGACGGGAGAGCAGGGTCGTATCTGTAACCAGGTGTTCATCTGCGAGCGTCGCTACCCGCGCAGGGAGTACTACTTTGCCATCACCATGGAGAGGTCCTTCCAG GGCCCAGTGCTGATTGGCAGCTCTCAGGGGGGCGTGAACATCGAGGATGTGGCAGCAGAGAACCCTGACGCCATCGTCAAGGAGCCCATCGACATCCTGGAGGGCATCAAGATGGAGCAGGCTGTCACG gttgcCACGAAGATGGGCTTCCCCCCAGCCCTGATCAGCGAGGCTGCAGAGAGCATGATCAAGCTGTACAACGTCTTCATGAAGTACGACGCCTCCATGCTGGAGATCAACCCTATGGTGGAGGACTCATCTGGcattg tgATGTGCATGGATGCCAAGATCAACTTTGACTCGAACGCAGCGTACCGGCAGAAGAAGGTGTTCGACATGCGGGACTGGACACAGGAGGACCCCCGCGACCAGCAGGCAGCCAAGGCCGACCTCAACTACATCGGCCTGGACGGAACCATCGGCTGTCTGG tgaacgGGGCGGGTCTGGCCATGGCCACCATGGACATCATCAAGCTGCATGGCGGCACACCCGCTAACTTCCTGGACGTGGGGGGCGGAGCCACGGCCCACCAGGTGACCGAGGCCTTCAAGCTCATCACCTCGGACAGGAAG GTGATGGCCATCATGGTTAACATCTTTGGAGGCATCATGAGGTGTGATGTCATAGCCCAGGGCATCATCATGGCCGTCACGGACCTGGAACTGAAGATCCCCATCGTGGTGCGGTTAcaag ggacCAGAGTGGACGATGCCAAAGCCCTGATCGCTGCCAGCCCACTCAAGATCCTAGCCTGCGATGATCTGGACGAGGCTGCCAAGATG GTTGTAAAGCTTTCTGAAATCGTCTCGCTGGCTAAGGAGGCTCAAGTGGACATCACCTTCCAGCTGCCCATCTAA